The Gloeocapsa sp. PCC 73106 genome segment TTCCTAATTCCTCAGGAGAACGTCGACACAAATAACTTCTATCGGCTTCGGTTAAACCCTTAACCCCAGTAAAATCAGCCCCAGCAATACTTTCCAACTGGTCCCAACTGGCTCCAGTTACATCAGCACCTCTGAGATCAGCCATCTGTAGTTCCACACCAATCAATCGAGCGTTACGTAAATCAGCGCCCGTGAGAAAAGCACCCTGAAGATTAGCTCCACTTAAAGCCGCACCCTCGAGATTAGCGGATGTCAAATCAGCCCCGCTTAAATAGGCGCCTCGCAGATTAGCAGAACGTAAATCAGCGCCCCTCAAACTAGCAGTGTTCAAAAAAGCACCATTTAAGTTAGCTAAAGGACCAACAGCACCAGAATTACGATAATCATAACCCTCACTCCAGACCGTTTGAGAATCGTAGAGAGCCAATTGCAGTTTAGTATCTTCCAGATTAGCGGATGTCAAATTGCAGCCTTGTAGTTGAGCG includes the following:
- a CDS encoding pentapeptide repeat-containing protein yields the protein MNSLAAYINFVSLSPEAIKQAMIDNVSLANANLQNIDLKGMDLSQVDLSGAILIGADLSETNLQSANLHKADLRRVNLQSANLRGANLSQSYLYRAQLQGCNLTSANLEDTKLQLALYDSQTVWSEGYDYRNSGAVGPLANLNGAFLNTASLRGADLRSANLRGAYLSGADLTSANLEGAALSGANLQGAFLTGADLRNARLIGVELQMADLRGADVTGASWDQLESIAGADFTGVKGLTEADRSYLCRRSPEELGTWNAFTRSNTASSLGCF